In Archaeoglobaceae archaeon, one genomic interval encodes:
- a CDS encoding NADH-quinone oxidoreductase subunit L, translating to MIDFPLNEATLIATLLLAPIISSLPVAFAWLMEPKREWTRNLPIIAVFGLFISLICSLYILFNFGKLEGAVKIPFDWLPGYNISFVFIFDYLSKIMGVLTAFIAFLIGVYGLEYMKHDYRLGWYWFFFNLFTASMLLVVYSDNLLMLLIGWEGLGLASWGLIGHWFRDDDDMSFVGNVGRKIAGINYFWSPSLGAWRAISTIRIGDMPMFFAIAAIFFFAGTLNISEIHWHELAEKVGAFGIFLILFAFLLGPFTKSAQLPFSEWLMTAMTGPTTVSALLHSATMVAAGTYIFMRLSWYMEPWNIHNAGVESIYVLVLFLGLVSAFYGASVALGCLERKVLLAASTMSSLGLMFATASASKWVGEFALMVAFWYLVTHAFAKATLFLVAGHLIHETHDRFCVGGKDIAKHLRLAFLATIIATLCLSGIPPLTAYWVKSAMDGVMHSLEHEFGLIPLMLLVLTSAIYSAFLAKFLSLNFLKGDYKLKAHGGGRLMSFAYIVMGSMLILLLAIYLIDHEFHEFVEEGFLTSSLTVGLVVLTTYLIGLAKPRLESPIGKALGDRLYLAFLNDYLVPKLGWALAKLVDYGNRAIDFFCHKAIPDSFNFASKSIRKVQSGSVERYLKISVAVILLLLVVAVALGVIV from the coding sequence ATGATAGATTTCCCGCTCAATGAAGCAACCTTAATCGCAACTCTGCTCCTTGCCCCAATCATTTCGAGTTTGCCAGTTGCCTTTGCATGGCTAATGGAACCAAAAAGAGAGTGGACAAGAAATCTGCCCATTATTGCGGTCTTTGGGCTTTTCATATCTTTAATCTGTTCTCTCTACATCCTTTTTAACTTTGGTAAACTTGAAGGAGCGGTTAAGATTCCATTTGACTGGCTTCCTGGCTACAACATTAGCTTTGTGTTCATCTTTGACTACCTTAGCAAGATCATGGGTGTGCTCACAGCTTTCATAGCATTCCTCATCGGCGTTTATGGCTTGGAATACATGAAGCACGATTACCGTCTTGGCTGGTATTGGTTCTTCTTCAACCTGTTCACAGCCTCGATGCTCCTCGTTGTTTACAGCGATAACTTGCTAATGCTCCTTATTGGCTGGGAAGGGCTTGGATTGGCTTCATGGGGTCTTATAGGGCATTGGTTTAGAGATGACGATGACATGAGCTTCGTTGGAAACGTTGGCAGAAAAATAGCGGGAATTAACTACTTCTGGTCTCCAAGTCTTGGAGCATGGAGAGCAATCTCGACGATTCGCATAGGAGACATGCCGATGTTCTTCGCAATCGCCGCAATTTTCTTCTTTGCTGGAACCCTAAACATAAGCGAAATCCACTGGCATGAACTTGCAGAAAAGGTTGGGGCATTTGGAATCTTCTTAATACTCTTCGCTTTCCTGCTCGGTCCATTTACGAAGTCTGCACAGTTACCGTTCAGTGAATGGCTGATGACCGCAATGACTGGTCCTACGACTGTTAGCGCTTTGCTTCATTCAGCTACAATGGTCGCAGCTGGAACATACATCTTCATGCGACTGAGCTGGTATATGGAGCCATGGAACATCCATAACGCTGGAGTTGAGTCCATCTACGTTCTTGTTCTTTTCCTTGGCTTGGTTTCAGCTTTTTATGGTGCCTCAGTTGCGCTTGGCTGTCTTGAGAGGAAGGTTTTGCTCGCAGCCTCGACGATGTCAAGCCTTGGGCTCATGTTTGCAACCGCTTCAGCGAGCAAATGGGTTGGTGAGTTCGCATTGATGGTTGCATTCTGGTATCTCGTCACGCATGCCTTCGCAAAGGCTACTTTATTCCTTGTTGCGGGGCATTTAATCCATGAGACTCACGATCGCTTCTGTGTCGGCGGAAAGGATATTGCGAAACATCTAAGGCTTGCATTTCTTGCAACAATCATCGCAACTCTTTGCCTTAGCGGAATCCCGCCACTTACCGCTTACTGGGTAAAATCCGCAATGGATGGAGTTATGCATAGCTTGGAGCATGAATTCGGCTTAATTCCGCTAATGCTATTGGTTTTGACTTCAGCCATTTACTCAGCATTCCTTGCAAAGTTCCTGAGCCTTAACTTCCTGAAAGGAGATTACAAGCTCAAGGCACATGGCGGTGGAAGGCTGATGAGCTTTGCTTACATCGTAATGGGCTCAATGCTAATTTTGCTCCTTGCAATTTACCTCATAGATCACGAATTCCATGAATTTGTCGAGGAGGGATTTTTGACCTCTTCATTAACCGTTGGCTTGGTTGTGCTAACCACTTACCTGATTGGACTGGCTAAGCCCAGACTTGAGTCTCCAATTGGCAAAGCCCTTGGAGACAGATTATACTTGGCATTTTTGAATGACTACTTAGTCCCCAAGCTTGGCTGGGCTCTTGCTAAACTCGTGGATTATGGAAATAGAGCAATAGACTTCTTCTGCCATAAAGCGATTCCAGATTCGTTTAACTTTGCTTCTAAGAGCATAAGGAAAGTGCAGAGCGGTAGCGTTGAGAGATATCTGAAGATCTCAGTCGCGGTAATCCTGCTTCTCCTTGTAGTAGCGGTTGCCTTAGGGGTGATCGTATGA
- a CDS encoding proton-conducting transporter membrane subunit — translation MITELDILKALVILTFAGILSYKNSILSLALSILVVFLFLESDGLILMVLSVAILNLISMLAIRKNQIAGLDYALIVFMAIATAYVFFTSDIAELLVLFVVVSVPTYLIVMLDEGKLNVDTGIKYIAFMVIATVVFIIGSAVLYLGYSWQNSTIYLLGFVVLLIGLALEVGVAPFHEWVPDVFSNANPISISIIASLAKFVPFIVAYKILLMTATELTSLALLILAVVSAISMFIGNIGALTAKDPARILAYSTIANMGYVLAAFSAIMAPREFVYYAIAGGLLQLFVNAFGKIGFFNAIKGGSSSLSNYLLSFSFIGLPPLMGFWSKFFIIYALVFSNYLWLAILLVLNSAISIPYYLRLVRLTEVSSKSLITNTVATVTAFVMLITLIPPVWFVELVKEVLK, via the coding sequence ATGATTACCGAGCTCGACATTCTTAAGGCTCTCGTAATTCTGACCTTTGCGGGCATTTTGAGCTATAAGAATTCCATATTGTCATTAGCTCTTAGCATACTTGTTGTATTTCTATTCTTGGAATCCGATGGGCTTATTCTGATGGTTTTGTCGGTTGCAATCCTAAATTTAATCTCGATGCTTGCGATCAGGAAAAACCAGATCGCTGGACTGGATTATGCTTTGATCGTATTCATGGCAATTGCCACCGCTTATGTCTTTTTCACTTCTGACATTGCGGAACTGCTCGTTCTATTCGTGGTTGTTTCCGTTCCTACTTATTTGATCGTAATGCTCGATGAGGGCAAGCTGAACGTTGATACTGGCATTAAATACATCGCATTCATGGTCATTGCTACTGTAGTCTTTATCATTGGCTCAGCGGTGCTTTACTTGGGCTATAGCTGGCAAAATTCAACGATCTACTTGCTCGGCTTTGTTGTCCTGCTCATTGGCTTAGCCTTGGAAGTCGGGGTAGCTCCATTTCACGAATGGGTTCCAGATGTTTTTTCAAATGCGAATCCGATCTCGATCTCGATCATTGCATCGCTCGCAAAGTTCGTTCCATTCATCGTCGCATACAAGATCCTTCTAATGACCGCAACTGAGCTAACTTCGCTTGCACTGCTAATCCTTGCGGTTGTTTCAGCAATTTCAATGTTCATCGGAAACATTGGAGCCCTAACAGCCAAGGATCCAGCAAGAATACTGGCTTACTCAACGATAGCAAACATGGGCTATGTGCTTGCTGCCTTTTCAGCAATCATGGCACCAAGAGAATTTGTTTACTATGCAATCGCCGGCGGATTGCTTCAGCTGTTTGTGAATGCATTTGGCAAAATTGGCTTCTTTAATGCAATTAAGGGAGGATCTTCGAGTCTCTCAAACTACCTTCTGAGCTTCTCATTCATAGGCCTGCCACCTTTAATGGGCTTCTGGAGCAAATTCTTCATAATCTACGCTCTTGTGTTTTCTAACTATCTCTGGCTTGCGATCTTGCTTGTGCTGAATTCGGCGATCTCGATTCCATACTATCTAAGACTTGTAAGGCTCACAGAAGTTAGCTCGAAGTCGTTGATCACAAACACTGTGGCAACTGTAACCGCTTTTGTTATGCTGATCACTTTGATTCCACCAGTCTGGTTTGTAGAGCTTGTTAAGGAGGTGTTGAAATGA
- the ndhC gene encoding NADH-quinone oxidoreductase subunit A, with amino-acid sequence MIENVLVILLIVAVALITDVAVLILVKVLPKYRLTEVKIQRFEAGNIPIGHPKWVLPMQYFGFVVMFLALEPIFVLILLLSAVASLDVYAFTIIALALLLPALYAGYNYSLEVAGLKRGGRNG; translated from the coding sequence ATGATCGAAAACGTTCTTGTAATCCTTCTGATCGTTGCGGTTGCACTTATAACAGACGTCGCAGTGCTTATACTTGTTAAGGTTCTACCGAAATACAGACTTACAGAAGTCAAGATCCAGAGATTTGAAGCGGGAAACATCCCGATAGGGCATCCAAAGTGGGTTTTGCCGATGCAGTATTTTGGGTTCGTCGTAATGTTCTTGGCTCTGGAGCCGATATTTGTTTTAATTCTGCTTCTTTCTGCGGTGGCATCCTTGGATGTGTATGCATTCACGATCATTGCCCTTGCACTGCTCCTTCCCGCTCTTTACGCTGGTTACAACTACTCTCTTGAGGTTGCTGGGCTAAAGAGAGGTGGTAGAAATGGATGA
- the nuoB gene encoding NADH-quinone oxidoreductase subunit NuoB, with translation MDDFTKFIHSGKLAPLKKWGTKWSLWPVHLVTACCGAELAHAFASGYDGERIGALNYGIARQTNLIIVEGAITRKMARVLRITWEQMPDPKFVIVMGACGLNGGIFWNGYNLVKPSEVVPVEFFIPGCPPTPEALLRGIRQLQKKLETGEAESSIDFYDLKLQKGKIPKILPKSPKRISENPLIIVNRAKEVDWAFGKELCEKLKALKLESVVITAKNRIALKVSESNLKETAIELKKLGFDHVKSVNVIDVPAKDKFIVEYHISSYSNKDLMPVIVNLFTEIPRKDAKVSSLADIFPSADYMEREMHDFFGVEFKGNPWKGKFLLAPDTPEFPLRKDFKLQEEIYVGD, from the coding sequence ATGGATGACTTTACTAAATTCATCCATAGCGGAAAGCTCGCTCCGTTGAAGAAATGGGGCACGAAATGGAGTCTGTGGCCAGTTCATCTTGTCACCGCATGCTGTGGCGCAGAGCTTGCTCATGCCTTTGCATCTGGCTACGATGGAGAAAGAATTGGAGCCTTAAATTACGGTATTGCAAGGCAAACTAATCTTATAATTGTTGAAGGAGCCATTACAAGGAAGATGGCAAGAGTTTTAAGAATAACGTGGGAGCAGATGCCGGATCCAAAGTTTGTGATTGTCATGGGAGCCTGCGGGCTCAATGGTGGTATTTTCTGGAACGGCTACAACCTCGTGAAGCCTTCAGAAGTTGTTCCCGTTGAATTCTTTATTCCCGGATGCCCGCCTACTCCAGAGGCTTTGTTAAGGGGAATAAGACAGCTACAAAAGAAGCTTGAAACGGGCGAGGCTGAGAGCTCGATTGATTTTTACGATCTAAAGCTTCAGAAGGGCAAGATCCCAAAGATTTTGCCAAAAAGTCCTAAGAGGATCTCTGAAAATCCTTTGATCATCGTCAACAGAGCAAAAGAAGTTGACTGGGCTTTTGGAAAAGAATTGTGCGAAAAGCTGAAAGCATTGAAATTGGAGTCTGTGGTGATCACCGCAAAGAATAGAATTGCATTAAAGGTTTCCGAGAGCAATTTGAAAGAGACCGCAATAGAATTGAAGAAGCTCGGCTTCGATCACGTTAAGTCGGTAAATGTGATCGATGTTCCCGCTAAGGATAAGTTCATTGTCGAATACCACATTTCGAGCTACAGCAATAAAGATCTAATGCCCGTGATCGTAAATCTATTCACAGAAATTCCCAGAAAAGATGCGAAGGTTAGTAGCTTGGCAGACATTTTCCCCAGTGCGGATTACATGGAGAGAGAGATGCACGATTTCTTTGGAGTTGAATTCAAAGGAAACCCATGGAAGGGCAAATTCCTTCTTGCTCCAGATACTCCAGAATTCCCGCTAAGGAAAGATTTCAAGCTTCAGGAAGAAATTTACGTGGGTGATTGA